A window of the Desulfobacula toluolica Tol2 genome harbors these coding sequences:
- a CDS encoding HU family DNA-binding protein — MNKLELIEMLKNRSSLTLDEATKVVNLFFSEIALALQKGERVELRGLWSFHLKKYKSYTGRNPKTGKIVQVASKHLPFFKCGKELKDRVNFPPN; from the coding sequence ATGAATAAGCTTGAATTGATTGAAATGCTGAAAAATAGATCTTCCCTGACTCTGGATGAAGCAACCAAGGTTGTAAATTTATTCTTTTCTGAAATAGCCCTTGCCCTGCAAAAAGGGGAGCGAGTCGAACTGAGAGGATTATGGTCCTTTCATCTGAAAAAATATAAATCCTATACCGGCAGAAATCCGAAAACCGGTAAAATTGTTCAGGTTGCCTCTAAACACCTTCCTTTTTTCAAATGTGGCAAAGAGTTAAAAGATAGAGTCAATTTCCCGCCCAATTAA
- a CDS encoding MFS transporter has translation MTPAYEKKWQIFFLVATSIFMSTLDSSIVNVALPYMMQDLQTDIQTIQWVVLIYLVTVSALLLTFGRLSDIKGRKPVYVMGFTIFVVGSFFCGMAQTPLFLIVARILQGVGASMLMACSPALIVDAFPVQERGKALGMIGAVVAAGLTTGPVAGGMILEYLSWPFIFYINIPIGIVAAIGGIFVLNDVKGAQASREPMDKTGSLLLIIMLSSLIVFMTQLSRWGVFSIPFFFFAALCILASIGFAVNEAKSDYPLFDLELLKIKLFVFPVMSSSILFAALFVIIFMMPFYLTYPCGFSASKTGMIMIVPFLFLLFVSPISGMLYDRLGSRRLCVTGMSVLMLSLVSLMYLHPAMGCVSILWRIALAGIGTALYVSPNNTAVMSCVPLSRRGIASGAVATARNIGMVIGVALAGLIFSSSFSTLTNGSSLENYLAVMEPFFMISFKRTMLMGVVLSIVGIGVTFARGKELKE, from the coding sequence ATGACACCTGCGTATGAAAAAAAATGGCAGATTTTTTTCCTTGTTGCAACCTCGATTTTCATGTCAACACTGGATTCCAGTATTGTTAATGTGGCACTCCCATATATGATGCAGGATTTGCAGACAGATATTCAAACCATTCAATGGGTGGTGTTGATTTATCTGGTGACGGTTTCCGCATTACTTTTAACCTTTGGCAGGCTTTCGGATATTAAAGGCAGAAAACCTGTGTATGTTATGGGATTTACCATATTCGTGGTCGGGTCTTTTTTTTGCGGCATGGCTCAAACCCCTTTGTTTCTGATTGTTGCAAGGATATTACAGGGAGTGGGTGCATCCATGTTGATGGCCTGTTCTCCTGCACTTATTGTTGATGCGTTTCCGGTTCAGGAAAGAGGCAAAGCCCTTGGGATGATCGGGGCCGTGGTGGCGGCTGGACTGACAACAGGGCCTGTTGCCGGTGGGATGATTCTGGAATATCTTTCCTGGCCGTTTATTTTTTATATCAATATTCCCATTGGTATTGTGGCAGCCATTGGTGGAATATTTGTTTTAAATGATGTCAAAGGCGCTCAAGCAAGCCGGGAACCCATGGATAAAACAGGAAGCCTTTTATTGATAATTATGTTGTCCAGTTTGATTGTTTTTATGACACAGTTGTCCAGGTGGGGAGTATTTTCAATTCCCTTCTTTTTTTTTGCAGCTCTTTGTATTCTGGCAAGTATCGGTTTTGCGGTAAACGAGGCAAAATCCGACTACCCATTGTTTGATCTGGAACTTTTGAAAATTAAATTATTTGTTTTTCCGGTGATGTCTTCGTCCATACTGTTTGCAGCCCTTTTTGTGATTATTTTTATGATGCCGTTTTACCTGACATATCCTTGTGGTTTTTCAGCATCAAAAACTGGAATGATAATGATTGTTCCTTTTTTGTTTCTTTTGTTTGTCAGCCCCATATCAGGGATGTTGTATGACCGGCTTGGATCAAGGAGGTTGTGCGTGACCGGCATGAGTGTTTTGATGCTGTCCCTGGTGTCATTGATGTATCTGCATCCGGCAATGGGGTGTGTGTCAATTTTGTGGCGAATTGCCCTTGCCGGAATTGGAACCGCCCTTTATGTGTCACCCAATAATACTGCTGTTATGAGTTGTGTGCCGTTATCAAGACGGGGGATTGCATCCGGGGCGGTTGCTACGGCCAGGAATATCGGGATGGTGATTGGTGTGGCCCTGGCCGGATTGATTTTTTCCAGTTCCTTTTCAACGCTTACCAATGGGTCAAGCCTTGAAAATTATTTGGCTGTAATGGAACCTTTTTTTATGATCAGCTTTAAGCGAACAATGTTAATGGGGGTTGTTCTTTCAATTGTTGGAATCGGTGTGACCTTTGCCAGAGGTAAAGAACTCAAAGAATAA
- a CDS encoding DUF1848 domain-containing protein, with protein sequence MTQNPHIILSASRRTDIPAFYTDWFMDRIKLGVFNIKNPYTKTIKAVEASKDTIHSIVFWSKNYDAFIKAKAGEKLTRLGFNIYFNFTINSESSLLEPNIPPLNKRLEQLKELVCLFGPEKISWRFDPVCFYKTSDTGRVKNNLSNFPVIAKKASELGIQKCVTSFFDHYPKIKRRLKILSKINHPSVFFTDPAMDKKTQVIHRMEKLLNGTRIKLYLCCEKEVLSNLDTQTRDIQSPEIKSRVSANSCVDGNLLKTIFGGNPELKRDYGQRSKQGCRCTESIDVGSYDDHPCFHNCLFCYANPKIDTTLKNAIQ encoded by the coding sequence ATGACCCAAAATCCGCATATAATCTTATCAGCATCAAGAAGAACAGATATTCCCGCTTTTTACACAGACTGGTTCATGGACCGTATAAAACTTGGAGTTTTCAACATAAAAAACCCATATACCAAAACCATTAAAGCTGTTGAAGCATCCAAGGATACCATTCATTCAATTGTTTTCTGGTCAAAAAACTATGATGCCTTTATCAAGGCAAAGGCCGGAGAAAAGCTTACCCGACTGGGATTTAACATCTATTTTAATTTTACAATAAATTCCGAATCATCTTTGCTTGAACCTAATATTCCACCATTAAACAAAAGACTGGAACAATTAAAAGAACTTGTTTGCTTGTTTGGACCTGAAAAAATATCCTGGCGGTTTGATCCTGTTTGTTTTTATAAAACCTCAGACACAGGGAGGGTAAAAAACAATCTTTCTAATTTTCCCGTAATCGCAAAAAAGGCTTCGGAACTGGGAATTCAAAAATGCGTTACCAGCTTTTTTGATCATTATCCCAAGATTAAAAGACGGCTTAAAATTTTATCTAAAATAAATCATCCTTCTGTTTTTTTTACCGACCCGGCCATGGATAAAAAGACACAAGTGATTCATCGAATGGAAAAACTTTTGAACGGCACTAGGATAAAACTGTACTTGTGTTGTGAAAAAGAAGTCTTATCAAATCTTGACACACAAACCCGTGACATACAAAGCCCTGAAATAAAAAGCAGGGTATCGGCGAATTCATGTGTTGACGGCAATTTATTAAAAACAATCTTTGGCGGAAATCCCGAACTTAAAAGAGATTACGGCCAACGCTCAAAACAAGGGTGCAGATGCACCGAATCCATTGATGTTGGATCATATGACGACCACCCTTGTTTCCATAATTGCCTTTTTTGTTATGCCAACCCTAAAATCGATACCACATTGAAAAACGCAATCCAATGA
- the dusB gene encoding tRNA dihydrouridine synthase DusB — protein sequence MKANNLKIHDLKIHGKTFLAPLAGITNLPFRLLVKECGCAIVCSEMISAKGIFYNSEKTLTLLSSKKEEIPLSVQLFGSDPDSMARAAKVVQDLEVAAIIDINFGCSVKKVVKQGAGVALMKDPKLSETILTAVRKATCLPLTIKIRSGWDHSGHQAFNIAQIAQNAGVDAIAMHPRTASQGFKGTANWDLIKELKQRVSVPVIGNGDINCVEDAIRMIAHTKCDAVMVGRAAMTNPFILSQIDDFLETGSYQTPSEQDIFKIMKRLTQMYVEYFGEQPACRMLRGRLSWFVKGLPGCSDFRKNLSRIDSMNHALELIKEFETKLLETRPPKIGQFETRPV from the coding sequence ATGAAAGCTAACAACCTGAAAATTCACGATCTGAAAATTCACGGCAAAACTTTTTTAGCGCCCCTTGCAGGTATAACCAACCTGCCGTTCCGGCTTCTTGTAAAAGAATGCGGCTGTGCAATTGTCTGTTCTGAAATGATCAGTGCCAAGGGGATTTTTTACAACTCGGAAAAAACCCTGACTCTGTTATCCTCAAAAAAAGAAGAAATACCCCTGTCGGTTCAATTGTTCGGATCTGATCCCGACTCCATGGCAAGGGCGGCAAAAGTGGTACAGGATCTGGAAGTTGCCGCTATCATTGACATTAATTTCGGCTGCAGTGTAAAAAAAGTTGTAAAACAAGGTGCAGGGGTGGCATTGATGAAAGACCCCAAACTAAGTGAAACTATTTTGACTGCCGTACGAAAAGCAACCTGCCTGCCCTTGACCATAAAAATCAGGTCCGGCTGGGACCATTCGGGACACCAGGCGTTCAATATTGCACAAATCGCTCAAAATGCAGGAGTAGATGCCATTGCAATGCATCCCAGGACCGCAAGCCAGGGATTCAAAGGCACGGCGAACTGGGACCTGATTAAAGAGCTAAAACAGCGTGTGTCTGTTCCTGTCATTGGCAATGGTGATATTAATTGCGTTGAAGATGCCATCCGGATGATCGCTCACACAAAATGTGATGCCGTCATGGTTGGACGTGCAGCCATGACAAATCCTTTTATACTTTCCCAGATAGATGATTTTCTTGAGACCGGATCTTATCAAACACCTTCAGAACAGGACATATTCAAAATAATGAAACGATTGACACAAATGTATGTGGAATATTTTGGGGAACAGCCTGCCTGCAGAATGCTCAGAGGCAGGCTTTCATGGTTTGTCAAAGGCTTGCCCGGATGTTCTGATTTCAGAAAAAATCTATCCCGGATTGATTCAATGAATCATGCACTGGAACTGATCAAAGAATTTGAAACCAAACTGCTTGAAACCAGACCACCTAAAATCGGACAGTTTGAAACCAGACCGGTATAA
- the queF gene encoding preQ(1) synthase: MTENKAYVTRYKIEDPSIVKADLLEPIPYAYKSKRSIDIIIKQPEYTSVCPMTGLPDNGCITIKYRPDQTIVELKSLKYYLLQFRNVGMFYEHVVNKILDDLVQVLTPLKMEVTGEFTPRGGISSIATAVYEKE, translated from the coding sequence ATGACCGAAAATAAAGCTTATGTGACACGTTATAAAATTGAAGATCCGAGCATTGTGAAAGCAGATCTTCTTGAACCCATCCCATACGCATACAAATCCAAGCGAAGTATTGATATTATCATAAAACAGCCGGAGTATACGTCGGTGTGTCCAATGACAGGTCTGCCGGATAATGGTTGCATCACGATAAAATACAGACCGGACCAGACCATTGTGGAACTTAAATCATTAAAATATTACCTGTTGCAATTCAGAAACGTGGGCATGTTTTATGAACATGTGGTCAACAAGATTTTAGACGACCTGGTTCAAGTTTTAACACCTTTGAAAATGGAGGTCACAGGCGAATTTACTCCGAGAGGGGGGATCAGTTCCATTGCAACGGCTGTTTATGAAAAGGAATAA
- a CDS encoding HNH endonuclease — MDQFFTFTDEAFLKKERDKARKLRSSQWWKRKRASGICHYCHNAFLPKELTMDHIIPLSRGGKSEKFNLVPCCKECNTKKRQLLPFEWKEYMDSLKK; from the coding sequence ATGGATCAGTTTTTTACTTTTACAGATGAAGCGTTCTTGAAAAAAGAACGGGACAAGGCAAGAAAGCTGAGATCCAGTCAATGGTGGAAGCGCAAACGAGCTTCAGGGATTTGTCACTATTGTCATAATGCTTTTTTGCCCAAAGAACTTACTATGGATCATATCATTCCTCTATCCCGAGGGGGAAAATCGGAAAAATTTAATCTTGTGCCATGCTGTAAAGAGTGTAATACAAAAAAACGGCAGCTTCTTCCCTTTGAATGGAAGGAGTACATGGACTCCTTAAAGAAATAA
- the era gene encoding GTPase Era, which yields MNKENETNFRSGFAGIIGAPNAGKSTLLNQVLGQKISITSKKPQTTRDRILGIVNTVSSQIVFVDTPGIHKSTTLLNRRIVDQALLALEDVDVILFMVDAAARNYSAEKLIISQLKKTSKPVVLALNKIDLVDKGLVYRLVEEFRKLHDFKAIIPVSAIKDIQVKNLIEEVESLLAKGPRLFPEETFTDVSEKFMVKEIIREKVFRLTGMEIPYSSAVTVDSFKMEKKLIVIHASIHVVRDSQKGIIIGKKGSMLSKIGSKARKDIEKMTGQKVLLKLFVKVTKNWIDNGRMLSEFGY from the coding sequence ATGAATAAGGAAAATGAAACCAATTTCAGATCCGGGTTTGCAGGCATTATCGGCGCTCCCAATGCAGGCAAATCCACCTTGCTCAACCAGGTGCTGGGCCAGAAAATTTCCATTACATCAAAAAAACCTCAGACGACCCGGGATAGAATCCTTGGCATTGTTAACACTGTTTCCTCCCAGATTGTTTTCGTTGACACGCCGGGAATTCATAAAAGCACCACATTACTGAATCGGAGAATTGTTGATCAGGCTCTGCTGGCTCTGGAAGATGTAGATGTTATTTTGTTTATGGTGGACGCAGCTGCCAGGAATTATTCTGCAGAAAAACTGATCATATCCCAATTGAAAAAAACATCTAAGCCTGTTGTTCTTGCGTTGAATAAAATTGATCTGGTGGATAAGGGACTTGTCTATCGGCTTGTTGAGGAATTCCGAAAACTGCATGACTTTAAAGCCATTATTCCGGTTTCAGCTATAAAAGATATTCAGGTGAAAAATCTAATTGAAGAAGTTGAAAGTTTATTGGCCAAAGGTCCCAGGCTTTTTCCGGAGGAGACTTTTACGGATGTGTCGGAAAAATTTATGGTCAAGGAGATTATCAGGGAAAAAGTATTTCGATTGACCGGTATGGAGATACCGTATTCAAGTGCAGTTACTGTGGATTCGTTTAAAATGGAAAAAAAGCTGATTGTGATCCATGCCAGTATTCATGTTGTCAGGGATTCTCAAAAGGGTATCATTATCGGGAAAAAAGGCTCAATGCTGTCCAAAATCGGGTCGAAGGCAAGAAAAGATATCGAAAAAATGACAGGGCAGAAAGTGCTTCTGAAGTTGTTTGTAAAGGTTACCAAAAACTGGATAGACAATGGAAGGATGTTAAGCGAATTTGGTTACTAA
- the yihA gene encoding ribosome biogenesis GTP-binding protein YihA/YsxC, protein MIIKTVQFVKSAVKPSQYPEYDFPEIAFAGRSNVGKSSLINTLIQRKDMVKTSSKPGCTQLINFFMINEILSFVDLPGYGYAKVSKKIRAQWQPMVELYLSHRQNLLGLILLIDIRRDPQKEEFDMMDWLETHDIPYLVILTKSDKLSKTNQQKRLLSICTRLGREKNGVILFSTKTKQGRDTVLEEIENLMGIYNE, encoded by the coding sequence ATGATAATTAAAACAGTTCAATTTGTTAAGAGCGCTGTCAAACCCTCCCAGTACCCGGAATATGATTTCCCGGAAATTGCTTTTGCGGGTCGTTCCAATGTAGGCAAATCTTCTTTGATCAACACATTGATCCAGAGAAAAGATATGGTGAAAACCAGTTCAAAACCTGGATGTACACAGCTGATCAATTTTTTTATGATCAATGAGATCCTCTCCTTTGTAGATCTGCCGGGATATGGATATGCCAAGGTGTCAAAAAAAATCCGGGCACAATGGCAACCAATGGTTGAACTGTATCTTTCACATCGCCAAAATCTTCTGGGGTTGATTTTATTGATTGATATTCGAAGAGACCCTCAAAAAGAAGAATTTGATATGATGGACTGGCTGGAAACCCATGACATTCCTTATCTGGTGATTTTAACGAAATCGGATAAATTGTCAAAAACAAATCAGCAAAAAAGACTGTTATCCATTTGCACCCGGCTGGGCCGGGAAAAGAACGGTGTTATTCTTTTTTCAACCAAGACAAAACAAGGAAGAGATACGGTTCTAGAAGAAATTGAAAATTTAATGGGCATATATAATGAATAA
- a CDS encoding pyridoxal phosphate-dependent aminotransferase: MKPATRCETITPFIVMEILEKIHKMEAEGIKVVHMEIGEPDFNVPECVTRVGIESFLANQTHYTHSLGDIRLREAISQYHKTTYGTTIDPGQILVTSGTSPAMLLLFSALLNPGDEVIISDPHYACYANFINYVQGVPVTVPVFEDEGFVYTPEAIKEKITSKTRAIFINSPSNPTGNVISQQRMQQIVQIAEINNLYVISDEIYHGLVYEGKEHSIYEFTDKAFVLNGFSKLFAMTGMRLGYLISPPQFVRALQILQQNFFICANSVAQLAGAAALTDAHKETERMREIYNKRRLYVIGRLKQMGFGITIEPTGAFYVFVNAKHISNDSYALAFDILEKAHVGVTPGIDFGANGEGYLRFSYANSMENLKLGLDRLEGYLKGL, encoded by the coding sequence ATGAAACCTGCCACTCGATGTGAAACAATCACTCCCTTTATTGTTATGGAGATTCTTGAAAAAATTCATAAAATGGAGGCGGAAGGTATTAAGGTTGTGCATATGGAGATCGGGGAGCCGGATTTTAATGTGCCCGAATGCGTCACAAGAGTAGGCATTGAATCTTTTTTGGCAAATCAGACACATTATACTCACAGCCTGGGCGATATTCGTCTTAGAGAAGCCATCAGCCAGTATCATAAAACAACCTATGGAACAACCATTGATCCGGGACAGATACTTGTAACATCGGGCACATCTCCTGCTATGCTGCTGTTGTTTTCCGCTCTTTTAAATCCAGGGGATGAGGTCATTATTTCCGACCCGCATTATGCCTGCTATGCAAATTTTATCAATTATGTTCAAGGGGTTCCTGTGACGGTTCCGGTTTTTGAGGATGAAGGGTTTGTGTATACTCCGGAAGCAATAAAAGAGAAAATAACCTCTAAAACCCGGGCTATTTTCATTAATTCCCCGTCCAATCCAACAGGGAATGTCATTTCCCAACAAAGAATGCAGCAGATTGTACAGATTGCAGAGATTAACAATCTGTATGTGATTTCAGATGAAATTTATCATGGGCTGGTCTATGAGGGAAAGGAACATTCCATCTATGAATTTACAGACAAGGCCTTTGTGTTGAACGGGTTTTCAAAGCTTTTTGCCATGACCGGTATGCGTCTTGGATATTTGATATCGCCGCCTCAGTTTGTACGGGCATTGCAGATCCTTCAGCAGAATTTTTTCATCTGCGCTAATTCCGTGGCTCAGCTCGCAGGTGCAGCCGCCTTGACCGATGCTCATAAAGAAACTGAGCGTATGAGAGAAATCTATAATAAACGTCGCCTTTATGTTATTGGGCGATTAAAGCAGATGGGCTTTGGGATAACCATAGAGCCAACTGGTGCATTTTATGTTTTTGTCAATGCAAAACATATTTCAAATGATTCATATGCCCTTGCCTTTGATATCCTGGAAAAAGCCCATGTAGGGGTCACCCCTGGGATTGATTTCGGAGCAAACGGGGAAGGGTATTTGCGATTTTCCTATGCCAATTCCATGGAAAATCTGAAACTTGGTTTAGACCGTTTGGAAGGATATTTAAAAGGTCTGTAA
- the hisG gene encoding ATP phosphoribosyltransferase, producing the protein MEKILKLGIPKGSLQNATINLFKRSGWKINIEGRSYFPDINDDTIECALCRAQEMSINVESGVIDAGLTGLDWIAEHESDVHVVADLIYSKVSARPARWVIAVANDSSIKTLEDLAGKTISTELVKFTKRFFRDRNIDVNVKFSWGATEAKIVSGLADAIVEITETESTIRAHNLRVIHEVMETNTQLIANKTAWENPAKREKIEQIAMLLQAALVADKLVGIKMNVPENKIARIVSLLPSLNAPTIATLYQSDWFSVESIIDTGLVRDLIPKLLKEGAEGIIEYSLNKVL; encoded by the coding sequence ATGGAAAAAATACTCAAATTGGGCATTCCAAAGGGAAGTCTTCAGAATGCAACAATCAATCTGTTTAAACGGTCAGGATGGAAAATTAATATTGAAGGCAGAAGTTATTTTCCGGATATTAATGATGATACCATTGAATGCGCCCTGTGCCGTGCCCAGGAAATGTCCATTAATGTGGAAAGCGGTGTTATTGATGCTGGATTGACAGGGCTTGACTGGATCGCAGAGCATGAATCAGATGTTCATGTGGTGGCTGATCTTATTTATTCAAAGGTCAGTGCCCGCCCTGCCAGATGGGTGATTGCCGTGGCAAATGATTCGTCTATAAAAACTCTTGAAGACCTTGCAGGAAAAACTATTTCCACCGAGCTTGTAAAGTTTACAAAGCGGTTTTTCAGGGATCGGAACATTGATGTGAACGTGAAATTTTCCTGGGGTGCAACAGAAGCCAAGATTGTTTCCGGGCTGGCTGATGCTATTGTGGAGATTACGGAAACCGAAAGTACGATAAGGGCTCATAACTTAAGGGTGATCCATGAAGTCATGGAAACAAATACCCAGTTGATTGCCAACAAAACTGCCTGGGAAAATCCTGCGAAAAGAGAAAAAATAGAACAGATTGCCATGCTGCTGCAGGCAGCCCTGGTTGCAGACAAGCTGGTGGGAATAAAAATGAATGTTCCTGAAAATAAAATCGCCAGGATTGTTTCTCTTCTGCCAAGCCTGAATGCACCCACCATTGCCACCTTGTATCAATCCGACTGGTTTTCCGTTGAAAGCATTATTGATACAGGGCTGGTCAGGGATTTGATTCCAAAGCTGCTCAAAGAAGGTGCGGAAGGAATAATTGAATACTCGTTGAACAAGGTGCTGTAA
- the hisI gene encoding phosphoribosyl-AMP cyclohydrolase, with protein MLKLDFELDFKKGNGLIPVIAQDYKTGEVLMLAYMNKQAFDETVKTHRATYYSRSRQTLWKKGETSGHVQNVREIRVDCDNDTVLLKVDQVGGAACHKGYKSCFFSKVQDNDLKIVESKIFDPKEVYK; from the coding sequence ATGCTAAAACTTGATTTTGAACTTGATTTTAAAAAAGGCAATGGTTTGATTCCGGTCATTGCACAGGATTATAAAACAGGTGAGGTGTTGATGCTTGCTTATATGAATAAACAAGCCTTTGATGAAACCGTGAAAACACATAGAGCAACATATTACAGCAGATCAAGACAAACGCTATGGAAAAAAGGGGAAACATCCGGCCATGTACAGAATGTCAGGGAAATCCGGGTGGATTGTGACAATGATACGGTTCTCTTAAAGGTGGATCAGGTCGGTGGTGCAGCCTGTCATAAGGGCTATAAAAGCTGCTTTTTTTCAAAAGTTCAGGACAATGATTTGAAAATAGTAGAGTCAAAAATTTTTGATCCCAAAGAGGTATATAAATAA
- a CDS encoding PAS domain S-box protein: protein MKSADNPSALQNAQKAEKSARKLYQKSRLAQKRLHTLLKFLPDPVFAFTLDKKVEYINPAFERVFGWTLKEVKGKNIKFIPDHLIAQAKKGMKQLFENQSIHEFETQRYTKDGRILDISIDGSILYDEQNKPAGQVLILRNITTEKRMEKSNQILFRISRALHQYLELGDLIAFINKEIQKLISVEGAFILLADKSKDQLYFFSAQYRNAESEKKFKKIRFSADQGVSGRVYKTGEPLIILDAANCPFFLRRVEDETDLVTKNMLSVPIKLKDRIIGVISVTNKSHGEFDNTDVELLSMVTNTIALPIENTRIHEELKRSYKELKTLNRAKDNVINHLAHELKTPVSVLGASMKLLSKKLKAAGLQDPLIEKILTRGQRNLNRILDIQYEVEDLLRKKDFKAYHILNRLLDACKDELNILIESETDNIDIIKRVHDAIENLFGPKKIQSKYLLLNEYLINRIDQLRPEFQHRNCVLNTRIDKNIPVFIPPEILDIITKGIIRNAFEYTPDAGQIDIVLKNTGNDPELIVTDSGIGFTREKLHLIFENYFTPPDSIDYSTKKPYDFNAGGRGFDLLRIKIFSEKYHFKIWIDSNRCGVIPKDNDICPGDIHLCRACKTPNDCFASGGTSIHIKFPVT, encoded by the coding sequence ATGAAATCGGCAGACAACCCATCAGCACTTCAAAACGCACAAAAAGCAGAAAAATCAGCCAGAAAATTGTACCAGAAAAGCCGTCTTGCACAAAAGCGGCTCCACACACTCTTAAAATTCCTGCCTGACCCGGTTTTTGCATTCACCCTTGACAAAAAAGTCGAATACATCAATCCCGCATTTGAAAGAGTCTTTGGCTGGACCCTAAAAGAGGTAAAGGGAAAAAACATTAAATTCATTCCTGATCACTTGATTGCACAGGCAAAAAAGGGAATGAAACAATTGTTTGAAAACCAATCAATTCATGAGTTTGAAACCCAAAGATACACTAAAGACGGACGAATTCTTGATATATCAATTGATGGCTCAATTCTGTACGATGAACAGAATAAACCGGCAGGACAGGTATTGATACTGAGAAATATTACTACAGAAAAGCGCATGGAAAAAAGCAACCAGATTCTGTTCAGGATCTCCAGGGCATTGCACCAGTATCTGGAATTAGGAGATCTGATCGCTTTTATCAACAAGGAAATCCAGAAACTGATATCCGTGGAAGGTGCTTTTATTTTACTTGCGGACAAATCAAAAGATCAACTCTATTTTTTTTCTGCCCAGTACCGGAATGCTGAATCGGAAAAAAAGTTTAAAAAAATCAGGTTTTCTGCTGACCAGGGGGTTTCCGGACGTGTTTACAAAACCGGAGAACCCCTTATTATCTTAGATGCTGCAAATTGCCCGTTTTTTCTGCGACGGGTTGAAGATGAAACCGATCTTGTTACAAAAAACATGCTGTCTGTTCCGATAAAACTCAAAGACCGGATCATTGGTGTCATTTCGGTTACCAATAAAAGCCATGGAGAATTTGACAACACGGATGTTGAACTTTTGAGCATGGTAACCAATACCATTGCTCTGCCCATTGAAAATACCCGGATACATGAAGAATTAAAAAGATCTTATAAGGAACTTAAAACATTAAACCGTGCAAAAGACAATGTGATCAACCATCTTGCCCATGAATTAAAAACTCCTGTTTCAGTTTTGGGTGCATCCATGAAACTTTTATCAAAAAAACTTAAAGCCGCTGGATTACAAGACCCGCTCATTGAAAAAATTCTCACAAGAGGACAAAGAAATCTTAACAGGATTCTGGACATTCAGTATGAAGTTGAAGATCTGTTGAGAAAAAAAGATTTCAAAGCCTATCACATACTCAACAGGCTTCTGGATGCATGCAAAGATGAATTAAATATCCTCATTGAAAGTGAAACCGATAACATTGATATTATAAAAAGGGTTCATGATGCCATAGAAAACCTTTTCGGTCCAAAGAAAATCCAATCCAAATATCTTCTCCTGAATGAATATCTTATCAACAGGATTGATCAGCTTCGACCGGAATTCCAGCATCGAAACTGTGTTTTAAACACTCGAATTGACAAAAATATTCCTGTTTTTATTCCGCCTGAAATTCTTGATATCATAACAAAAGGAATCATCCGGAATGCATTTGAATATACCCCGGATGCCGGTCAAATTGACATTGTCTTGAAAAATACAGGAAATGATCCTGAACTGATTGTCACGGATTCCGGCATTGGATTTACCCGAGAAAAATTACACCTGATATTTGAAAACTATTTCACGCCTCCCGACTCAATTGATTATTCAACAAAAAAACCCTATGATTTTAATGCAGGCGGCAGGGGCTTTGATCTTCTGAGAATAAAAATTTTTTCCGAAAAGTATCACTTTAAAATATGGATTGATTCAAACCGATGCGGCGTCATACCAAAAGATAATGATATCTGTCCAGGTGACATTCATCTATGCCGGGCATGTAAAACTCCCAATGACTGTTTTGCTTCAGGAGGAACATCCATACATATTAAATTTCCGGTAACCTGA